From a region of the Helianthus annuus cultivar XRQ/B chromosome 5, HanXRQr2.0-SUNRISE, whole genome shotgun sequence genome:
- the LOC110943097 gene encoding replication protein A 70 kDa DNA-binding subunit B, producing MSFVNLSTPETFHIDVTIIDLIYTISTSNKTFDVRIETANEMEQAAITLLNNVDLNVDDYTIRIRIVRLWTRPSFNNPRKVYCYDMIFMDQEGTKMQAFVLQKNTTAYEHLLKENQCLTIRNPSLGENRQKVKYVHSSFKINLNETTIVEESAEPVGAEWGFDFSPFESVVEDPDDDGKSFKSPIDVIGFVVKCLPSEEKTENNNGKDEKKATFILEDLQHQQIYVTLWGVYADQIIEFQRKHKDEKNVVVVVQFGKYRFWGGNLFVSNLYTVTRVFINTEIPEILEFKRSFLAQLNTSTSSGYSGLSSPVMKSMAEEYLSGISFSTIGALSGISEEKFVIILGTIKSFASEDSWFYNACKTCNKKVFTNTISKAKEDGSEGYDEVTVLECQTDSCNKRTVVSVPRIKLLIRVQDCTGIVTLTLFEHEVVKLLNVNANQLLDNNMEQAKATFRVS from the exons AT GTCATTCGTTAATTTATCAACGCCGGAAACATTTCATATTGACGTTACAATCATTGATCTAATATACACGATATCGACATCCAACAAAACGTTTGACGTTAGGATTGAAACGGCTAACG AGATGGAACAGGCTGCTATCACGCTTCTAAATAATGTTGATCTTAATGTTGATGATTACACTATCAGAATCCGTATTGTTCGGCTATGGACAAGACCTTCTTTCAACAATCCTAGGAAGGTTTATTGCTACGACATGATATTCATGGACCAGGAG GGCACCAAAATGCAGGCTTTCGTTTTACAAAAAAACACTACTGCTTACGAGCATTTGCTGAAAGAAAATCAGTGTTTAACTATTCGTAATCCTTCTCTTGGAGAAAACCGTCAGAAAGTGAAATACGTTCATAGTTCGTTCAAGATAAATCTAAATGAGACCACCATTGTCGAGGAATCTGCCGAACCTGTTGGTGCTGAATGGGGATTTGATTTTTCTCCATTTGAGTCTGTTGTTGAAGACCCTGATGATGACGGCAAGTCATTCAAAAGCCCTATTG ACGTTATCGGTTTTGTGGTTAAGTGTCTTCCGTCAGAGGAGAAGACTGAAAATAATAACGGGAAAGATGAGAAGAAGGCTACCTTTATTCTGGAGGATTTGCA ACACCAGCAGATTTACGTTACTCTATGGGGGGTTTATGCTGATCAGATTATTGAATTTCAAAGAAAACATAAGGATGAAAAAAATGTTGTTGTGGTTGTTCAGTTTGGCAAGTACCGTTTTTGGGGAG GAAATTTGTTTGTATCCAATTTGTATACTGTAACTCGAGTGTTCATAAACACTGAAATTCCCGAGATTTTGGAATTTAAGAGAAG TTTCCTTGCTCAGCTTAATACGTCAACGTCTTCCGGTTACTCTGGTTTGAGTTCCCCTGTTATGAAGTCAATGGCTGAGGAGTATCTTTCTGGTATTTCCTTCAGTACAATTGGAGCATTAAGCGGAATATCAGAA GAAAAGTTTGTTATTATACTGGGAACAATTAAAAGCTTTGCTTCAGAAGACTCATGGTTTTACAATGCATGTAAAACTTGCAACAAAAAGGTTTTTACCAACACTATTTCCAAGGCCAAGGAAGATGGTAGCGAAGGATATGATGAAGTAACTGTCTTGGAATGCCAAACTGATTCTTGCAATAAAAGGACTGTTGTCTCTGTTCCCAG GATAAAACTTCTTATTCGTGTTCAGGATTGTACCGGGATTGTTACTTTGACGTTGTTTGAACATGAAGTTGTTAAACTCCTAAATGTTAACGCAAACCAACTTTTGGATAATAACATGGAG CAAGCGAAGGCAACTTTCCGAGTGAGCTGA
- the LOC118492329 gene encoding uncharacterized protein LOC118492329, translated as MGPTNVDIHTDDGRIFNVCLTESKGNLFFFHGWSNVTQHLGLSKGCFIVFNPLDCTTFKLTHFIDGVSGSSFWTYLLRTSSHFYVIPEVILPETFSTSIDLISTIMINNNPFHVRIETDGGKFGFTVGIDVIVSLLHLEPGCFLIFTKYFGNDFNLKVFGKNCVEKNFLDVDVDVPLVPPIDAVNEIYEEPHSRVYRFSRIVGTDFMLPDRVSEMAKLNICLKDITVRLLNLEPPVQFTNGTRRERTHNGFRYALRRWSKFMKTAGIKVRDTVDYCFDENDQVLSVEKVVPYVSGRN; from the exons ATGGGCCCTACAAATGTTGACATACATACTGATGATGGCCGCATTTTTAATGTTTGTTTAACCGAATCTAAAGGAAATTTGTTCTTTTTCCATGGATGGTCCAATGTAACCCAACATTTGGGACTATCCAAAGGATGTTTTATAGTATTCAATCCCCTCGATTGTACTACGTTTAAATTAACGCATTTCATTGATGGTGTTAGCGGTAGCTCTTTTTGGACATATCTGCTACGTACATCATCGCATTTTTAT GTAATACCTGAAGTTATCCTGCCGGAAACCTTTTCTACATCCATTGATTTAATATCCACTATAATGATAAACAACAATCCGTTTCATGTTAGGATTGAAACGGATGGCGGTAAATTCGGATTTACCGTTGGTATTGACGTTATTGTTAGTTTGTTACATTTAGAGCCTGGTTGTTTTTtgatatttacaaaatattttggTAATGATTTTAACTTAAAAGTATTTGGAAAAAATTGTGTTGAAAAGAACTTTCTTGATGTAGACGTTGATGTG CCTTTAGTTCCTCCTATTGATGCTGTGAATGAAATTTATGAAGAACCACATAGTCGTGTGTATCGGTTTTCCCGTATCGTTGGTACCGATTTT ATGCTTCCCGATCGTGTTTCTGAAATGGCCAAACTTAATATTTGTTTGAAAGATATAACCGTCAGACTTTTGAATCTGGAACCTCCAGTTCAGTTTACCAATGGTACAAGACGTGAAAGGACACATAATGGTTTTCGATATGCGTTAAGGCGATGGTCTAAGTTCATGAAAACTGCTGGAATTAAGGTCCGTGACACCGTTGACTATTGCTTTGACGAAAATGATCAAGTGCTAAGTGTTGAAAAGGTTGTACCTTACGTTAGTGGTCGTAATTAG